In Desulfobacterales bacterium, the genomic window CTGACGGTGTCTGCCCGGCTGACGGATTATCGTAAGGGTATCCGCACGGCAGACCTGATGTTTGGCGGAACCGTCGGCGCAAAATCAAATGACTGGCTTCAGCAAAGGGTCAAAATGCCTTCACACTTGACCATTCGACCGCCGCTGCATTTCTCAAACGGTCGTCTGACCTGGCAGCGCAACGGACAGGCATCGTTCTCAGGCGACCTGACCATCCATAATGATTTGAAGGTGTCAACCGACATTGTCATGGAAACCGACATGATAAACATCAAAAAGTTTATTGTGCGGGATAAGGATTCAACTGCTGCTTTCACGGTCCGCCTGCGCGAAGGTAAAGAAATCGATTTCGGTTTTAAAGGAAACCTGCAGAAAACAACGGTTGATAAATTGCTGGCGGACAATCGGACCCTGGACGGCTGGATCAAGGGGGATCTTCGGCTGACCTACGCCACCGGGCGGCCCATGGATACCCTATTTGAAGGGACATTGTCTGCCAAAGATCTGATCCTTACGGAGCGGCTGGGCATCCCGTTAAAGGCAGAAAGTCTATCCGTCGCAGGTAGCAAGGGAAAATTTAATATTACCGCGGACATGCTCCTTGGGCAGGATAAACAGGTAAAGCTGGCGGGACAGGTGGACCATTCTCCCCGGGGGATACTGTTTGATTCGGCACTGACCGCCAGTGGAATTGTGCTGGACGATTTGGTAAAAGCGCTGGGCAAAGACGATAAACAAAAAGAGGCATCACAGGATAAATTCTGGGAGTTTCCGGTGGAAGGGGTGATAAAACTCGATTCGGCTTATATCACTTACGGAAAATATACCTGGCGCCCCTTGCGCGGGACTGTTTCATTGAAACCCGAGAAAATCGCCATTACCGTCAGCGAGGCAGTGTTGTGCGGCATTTCAACGCCGGGAACCCTCACTTTTCTGCCGCGCGAAATCCAGGTAGAATTGAAGCCCGCCGCCCGGGAGCAGGAAATAAAGACCAGTACTACCTGCCTGCTGGATAAGGACGCAATAGTTGAGGGCCGTTTTAGTCTGGGAGGCGAGATTACCGGACGCGGTCCCGGCCGTGAACTGCCGAAGGCGCTTGCGGGCAATCTGGAATACAGGACAGGGAAAGGGCGTATCTATTCCGGCAATACCTTTCGGACTATCAGGGAGATATTGGCGGTGCTGAATGTTACTGAAATCTTCCGGGGAAAACTCCCCGAGGTCAGCAAAGAAGGCTTTGGTTTTAATTCCATGAATGCCAGGCTGAAGATTCGGGATAATACGATAGTTATTGAGGAAGGCGCGATTGACGGGCTGACAATGAATATGGCCGCCAAAGGGGTTTTAAATCTTACTGACCAACGGGTGAATTTGACCGTTCTGGTGGCGCCGTTTAAAACCGTTGATGCAATCGTAAGCAGGATTCCGCTTTTGGGCGATATATTAGGCGGCTCGCTAATTTCGGTTCCGGTGAGCGTCAAAGGAGATCTGCAGAATCCTGAAATTACCATTCTGTCGCCCGCGGCCGTGGGGGAAGGCCTGTTAGGGATACTGAAACGGACGCTGGAACTGCCGGTGAAGGTGATCCAGCCGTTGATTCCGGAGGAGAAAAAATAAATTACAGTTTTGTTTACGCTCATTTAGGGTAGTACTTTTACCCGCACGAGGCGCCATGTGTGGTAGATTTGCCCAGTACAGTGGGTTGGACTCACTAAAAAAATCCTTTCAGATCGAAGAGATTACCTGCGTCGTTGCCCCCAGCTACAACATCGCCCCGCTGCAGCCGGTCCTAACGGTTATACGACATGACGGCAACCGTCTGGGTCAGCTCCATTGGGGTCTGGTTCCCTCCTGGGCCAAAGACAAATCAATGGCCGCAAAGCTCATCAATGCCCGGGCCGAGACGGTGGCGGACAAACCCAGCTTTCGCAACGCCTTTAAGCGTCACCGCTGCCTGATTTTAGCGGACGGGTTTTACGAATGGAAGGTTGACGGCCCGCAGAAGCAGCCCTGGTATTTTACCCTGCCTTCGGGAGACCCATTTGCCTTTGCCGGGTTGTGGGACACCTGGAAGGGGGAAGAAGAGGCTGCTTATCATTCCTGTACGATCATCACCACTGCCGCGGACGAATCGGTGCAGCCGGTCCACCACCGCATGCCGGTGATCCTGATGCCCGAAGCTCACGCCCAATGGCTGGACCCGCAAAACCGGGACAGCGCCCGGTTAAATGCGATCCTGAGCGAGGGGCGTGTGAAAGAACTGAAAAGCTATCCGGTTTCCAAACGGATGAATTCTGCTCGCAATAATGATCCTGCCTGTATCGAACCTCTAAAATATTAAAATTAAGACACTGTTTCTTATTTCTTCTAAGCTGATTTTACTCAACACTGCGTGCCCAATAGGACACTATGACTGAAGCGGATTTTCGGCCTACCCATTACAGTGAACCCAATTTCGTTCGCGGTTTGTATTGTCCGCAGAAAACTTTTCCCGGGCACGTGAAAGATCTTTTGTTCTGTCATTTTGTCAATTATCCTGAAAGCATCTGCCGTTTTGGTTAATCAACCCTGAAAAAAGACTCGTCAAATTCCGGTTTGTTTTCATAGCGACGCATATACATCCCCGGCATCTGATCGAGTTTCTCAAAGATGCCGGCGTCCACCGGGATGCCGGCCTGGTGCAGGGCTTTGACAATGGCTTTGGGTTGGGGCGGGCAGCCCTTGACGGCAATCATTTCGTTGATGTCGGTGTTGTCTTTATTGGCTGCGTAGATGCATTTGCCAATGAGGACGGTTTTTTTGCGGCCGGGGGTCGGCTGCATGACTTTCCCGGTGAGAATTTCCACATCGTCCCAGGGGGCCCCCTTCCAGGCAAAGGCAATGGACCCAAGGATGGCGCCGTTTACAATGGAACAGTAAGTGCACATGGTGAGGTCATATTTTTTGTAGGAAAGGCCCTGGATACCCATTTTATGCATGGGGACCGGCAGGCGGCCGTCATCGGTGTAGGGGAAATGGTGTTGATGGGGTTTGGCGACTTCGGCAAGGGGTTCGCCGGTTATTTCGATATCGGAAAGATCCAGGGGGCGCTGCCGGACGCCGGCGGCATGGACCAGGTAGGGAACCTGATCGGGCTCGTATCCCAGCACCTTGGCCCCCACGCAGTCGGCGGCGAATATGTCATTGGATGCAATCAGGATATTGCTGCGGTGCATGCGGCCGTCAAAGCCGGGGCCGCGTTCGGCGGTGTAGATGCCGTCCGCCAGGGTAAACAGCGGGGGCATGCGGTCGGCCAGTTTGGAAACCATAAAATGCAGATCCCGGCCCGGGTCTTCATTGTGGCATTTTTTGCGGGAGGGGATGTCGATGGCGCCTTTCAGATTTTTGATGCCCAGGCTGACCACGGTCTGGGCGTGGGTTTTCATGACCGGGAGGGTCACGACAAAGTCGCTGTCCAGAATATCGGTATTGAATTTGAGAACAACACCGTCTCCCAGGTCCACTTTTCTGAACGGCCGTTCAAAGACATTGACGATGCGAACCCCGTAGCGTTTTTTCAAGGCGTCATATCCCAGGGTTTTAAAGGCATGCGCCGCCGTCCGGGTATCCCTGGGGTCCATGACCACCGTTCCTTCACCGATGGTGATCTGCCCGGCGCCGTACTCCTTGAGGATTTCAACCATGTCCGCTACGACGCGCGAGGTGGTGATCACTCCCCACTTGGGAAAGGCGGTTGCCCGGGTCCAGAAGACGATATTGGGTTTGACAAATACCGAGGCGCCCGGGGGCATATTTTTAAGACCACCTGAAAGTATTACCGCCTGGCGGACCGACTCCCGCGGCTTTTCATACCGGACGATGGAAACAATGCTCTTTTGCATTAGGCCGTTTCTCCAGAGAGTAGTTTGAAGATGTGTTCTTCACTCAATTTGTTTAGAGAAAATCGAAGGAGTCCAGGATACAAGGGTTCAAGGGTTCAAGTGGCGGAATCATGATCTTCATAGCCTCCCGGCATCATAGTCTATTCCCATTTCACTCGAACCCTGGACCCCTGTCCCGCCTTGGCGGGATTGAACCCTTTTAAGTGAAACTACAGCCGCCAATAGATAACATTCTCCTTCCGCGCTTCCGCCGGGCTGAACATGCTTTTCAAGTCGATCAGCACCGGCATATCGCCGGCACACAGACCGGCGATTCTGGAGAGACCCATCTTTTTGTATGCGGTGTGCATGACCGCAACTACGACGGCATCGACTCCGTTGAGGCGGTCCATTTCACTGAGTTCCAGCCCGTAGTAGTGCCTGGCTTCGGCAGCATCGGCCAGGGGATCGTGGATCCTCACCTCGATGCCGTATTCTTCCAGCTCACGGATGAGATCCACCACCTTGGTGTTGCGCAGGTCGGGAACGTCTTCCTTAAAGGTGATTCCCAGAACGGCGATCTTGGCACCGTGCACACGCTTATTGGATTTGAAAAGGAGCTTGACCGCCCGCTGGGCCACATATTTGCCCATGCTGTCGTTGATCCGCCTGCCCGCCAGAATCATCTCCGGGTGGTACCCCAGGGATTCAGCTTTAAATGTCAGGTAGTAGGGGTCTACGCCGATGCAATGGCCCCCCACCAGGCCGGGCTTAAAAGGCAGAAAGTTCCACTTGGTTGCGGCCGCTTCCAACACTTCGGTGGTGTCGATACCCATTTTGTCGAAAATCATGGCCAGCTCGTTCATCAGGGCGATATTCAGGTCCCGTTGGGTGTTTTCAATGACCTTGGCGGCCTCCGCCACCCGGATCGACGATACCGGATGAATCCCGGCGGTAACTACCCGGCCGTATACCTGCTCCAGCAGCTGGAGGGTATCAGGGTCGGAGCCTGAGACGATCTTTTTAATTTTATCGAGGCTGTGGGCCTTGTCGCCCGGGTTGATGCGTTCGGGTGAATATCCCACCGTAAAATCGGTTCCGAAAGTCATGCCGGATTCAGCTGTCAGGATCGGGAGGCAGACCTCTTCGGTAACGCCGGGATAGACGGTGGACTCGTAAACAATGCAGGTCCCTTCGGCCATGTGTCGGCCGGTGATTTCCGATGCCAGGCGCAGCGGGCTCAGGTCCGGTATGCGGTATTCATCGATGGGGGTCGGGACTGCGATGACAATCAGCCGGCAGGATGAAAGCACCTTGGGATCGCTGCTGAAATTGATTTGAACTGATTTCAGCTCGTCTTCGGCAACTTCAAGGGTGCGGTCCCGGCCGGATTTGAGTTCCGCAATCCGGTCCGCCTTCAGATCAAAACCGGTGACACTGAAATGATGTGACAGATGGACGGCCAGGGGGAGTCCAACGTAGCCCAGCCCGACCACCGCCACTTTGTCCTTATGAGCGATCAGCGATTCGAATGTCAGCATAGCGTATTCTCCCGGGCGAGGCCTTTGCAAAACGCCCCCTTTTGCTCAATTTCGGCGTCAGGCTCAAATTTTAATCCTCGAAATACTTCATGTATTCCTGTGGCTAAAATATTCGCCTTCCTTGAACTTGAACAAAATTGAGCATTTTCCAAAGGTCTCGGTTTAATTTAAATTTTGCTTGTAAAAAAAATCAGATAATACTGAAACAGCTCTTGTAACTAGTTACGCTTTTTTACGATTTTAGCCGGGTTAAAGTCAATATACTTATTTCCGGTTCTTCTCCCGAATAGTTGGGAGAAAGGTGTCCAGGATTCGAGGGGTCAAGGAATCAAGTGTTTGATCTTTTATTGCTTCCAGCCCTGTTCATTCTTATGTCTTACTTGTCACTTGTCACTTGTCACTCATCACTCGTTACTGTTATTCCTCTCCAACCCCCCAGCTTTCAAGCTTATCTCACTGTATCCCCACAAAAAACGGCCTGAAACTGCTTTCATCCCGTTGCAGGGCGGCCTGAATCCGGGCGAGCAGTTCCGGTTTGTCATCCGGCAGTTTTCCCTCCAGGTTGATATAATTGGTGTAATGATCGCTGGTGAGGCAGGATCTTGCCGTAATGGCGCTGATGAGCCGGGCGGTTTCCGCCAGGACTTCAT contains:
- a CDS encoding SOS response-associated peptidase codes for the protein MCGRFAQYSGLDSLKKSFQIEEITCVVAPSYNIAPLQPVLTVIRHDGNRLGQLHWGLVPSWAKDKSMAAKLINARAETVADKPSFRNAFKRHRCLILADGFYEWKVDGPQKQPWYFTLPSGDPFAFAGLWDTWKGEEEAAYHSCTIITTAADESVQPVHHRMPVILMPEAHAQWLDPQNRDSARLNAILSEGRVKELKSYPVSKRMNSARNNDPACIEPLKY
- a CDS encoding DUF362 domain-containing protein codes for the protein MQKSIVSIVRYEKPRESVRQAVILSGGLKNMPPGASVFVKPNIVFWTRATAFPKWGVITTSRVVADMVEILKEYGAGQITIGEGTVVMDPRDTRTAAHAFKTLGYDALKKRYGVRIVNVFERPFRKVDLGDGVVLKFNTDILDSDFVVTLPVMKTHAQTVVSLGIKNLKGAIDIPSRKKCHNEDPGRDLHFMVSKLADRMPPLFTLADGIYTAERGPGFDGRMHRSNILIASNDIFAADCVGAKVLGYEPDQVPYLVHAAGVRQRPLDLSDIEITGEPLAEVAKPHQHHFPYTDDGRLPVPMHKMGIQGLSYKKYDLTMCTYCSIVNGAILGSIAFAWKGAPWDDVEILTGKVMQPTPGRKKTVLIGKCIYAANKDNTDINEMIAVKGCPPQPKAIVKALHQAGIPVDAGIFEKLDQMPGMYMRRYENKPEFDESFFRVD
- a CDS encoding nucleotide sugar dehydrogenase — protein: MLTFESLIAHKDKVAVVGLGYVGLPLAVHLSHHFSVTGFDLKADRIAELKSGRDRTLEVAEDELKSVQINFSSDPKVLSSCRLIVIAVPTPIDEYRIPDLSPLRLASEITGRHMAEGTCIVYESTVYPGVTEEVCLPILTAESGMTFGTDFTVGYSPERINPGDKAHSLDKIKKIVSGSDPDTLQLLEQVYGRVVTAGIHPVSSIRVAEAAKVIENTQRDLNIALMNELAMIFDKMGIDTTEVLEAAATKWNFLPFKPGLVGGHCIGVDPYYLTFKAESLGYHPEMILAGRRINDSMGKYVAQRAVKLLFKSNKRVHGAKIAVLGITFKEDVPDLRNTKVVDLIRELEEYGIEVRIHDPLADAAEARHYYGLELSEMDRLNGVDAVVVAVMHTAYKKMGLSRIAGLCAGDMPVLIDLKSMFSPAEARKENVIYWRL